In Isachenkonia alkalipeptolytica, one DNA window encodes the following:
- a CDS encoding M55 family metallopeptidase encodes MRGQAKTKPFGLITVGQHARNGEENAYFPHTIQSPPIKGLWFNDMHIAEIGMAVLNFQGVKYIANIGCEASRKEAKELSEKVKHISVKDKSQGWEPGVEETYAIIKDGVLEALKNSKKSEGVVFQAPYTFKLELCKNYYFQEPKEISWKGEFTKKDAIWEAPSIEIGWELFNYVRNHIRVDEVDTKQK; translated from the coding sequence ATAAGGGGACAGGCTAAAACCAAACCTTTTGGGCTGATAACAGTAGGACAGCATGCAAGAAATGGAGAAGAAAATGCCTATTTCCCTCATACCATTCAATCCCCACCGATTAAAGGATTATGGTTCAATGACATGCATATCGCAGAAATAGGTATGGCAGTTTTGAATTTCCAGGGAGTCAAGTATATTGCCAATATCGGCTGTGAAGCATCGAGGAAGGAAGCAAAGGAATTATCAGAGAAAGTAAAGCATATTTCCGTTAAAGATAAATCCCAAGGCTGGGAACCGGGAGTGGAAGAAACCTATGCAATCATAAAAGATGGGGTATTGGAGGCGTTGAAGAATTCGAAGAAATCAGAAGGCGTAGTATTCCAAGCCCCATATACTTTCAAGTTGGAATTATGTAAAAATTACTACTTCCAGGAACCCAAAGAGATATCCTGGAAAGGAGAGTTTACTAAAAAAGATGCCATTTGGGAAGCCCCCAGTATAGAAATAGGATGGGAATTATTCAATTATGTACGAAACCACATTCGGGTTGATGAAGTCGATACAAAGCAAAAGTAA
- a CDS encoding metal-sensing transcriptional repressor, whose translation MEKHSHPNQKQLINRMSRVVGHAESVKRMLEEEQECSDILIQITAVKSALNNVGKLVLKDHMNHCIVDAVKNDNPEAIEKLDEAIDKFMK comes from the coding sequence ATGGAGAAACATAGCCATCCCAATCAAAAGCAGCTGATTAACCGGATGTCCCGGGTTGTGGGCCATGCAGAGTCCGTAAAACGGATGCTGGAAGAGGAACAGGAATGCAGTGATATTTTAATCCAGATCACCGCGGTAAAATCCGCCTTAAACAACGTGGGAAAACTGGTGTTAAAGGACCATATGAACCACTGCATCGTGGACGCCGTAAAAAATGATAATCCGGAAGCCATAGAAAAACTGGATGAGGCCATCGACAAGTTTATGAAGTAA